In Bacillus sp. Cs-700, one genomic interval encodes:
- the rpsN gene encoding 30S ribosomal protein S14 — protein MAKKSKVAKEKKRQKLVQQYAQIRKELKEKGDYEALRKLPRDSSPTRLTNRCEVTGRPRAYLRKFKMSRIAFREYAHKGQIPGVKKSSW, from the coding sequence ATGGCTAAAAAATCTAAAGTAGCTAAAGAAAAGAAACGTCAGAAGCTCGTTCAGCAATACGCTCAAATTCGAAAAGAGTTAAAAGAAAAAGGTGATTATGAAGCACTACGTAAGCTGCCTCGTGATTCTTCACCAACTCGCCTTACAAATCGTTGTGAAGTAACAGGGAGACCAAGAGCATATTTAAGAAAGTTCAAGATGTCCCGAATTGCGTTTCGTGAGTATGCTCATAAAGGACAAATCCCTGGCGTGAAAAAATCTAGCTGGTAA
- a CDS encoding Lrp/AsnC family transcriptional regulator, whose product MELDELDRGLIVCLSHDGRMSFKDIAEELQVTEKTVRLRYKKLVDAEVLKVVGIVDPVAVGVKVAAIFQVDVEPSRLQEVVAVMKEYKEVRYITLTSGEYPLMIQTNLPNQEDIRLMVYKLYDIPGIRKVNTTYQFDIFKNTHDIL is encoded by the coding sequence ATGGAATTAGATGAGCTTGATAGAGGATTAATTGTTTGTTTATCGCACGACGGTCGCATGTCATTCAAAGATATTGCTGAAGAGTTACAAGTAACAGAAAAAACAGTTCGGCTGAGATATAAGAAGTTAGTCGATGCTGAGGTTCTAAAAGTTGTCGGCATTGTGGATCCGGTAGCGGTAGGAGTGAAAGTGGCAGCAATTTTTCAAGTAGACGTTGAACCGAGCCGCCTGCAAGAAGTTGTTGCTGTCATGAAGGAATATAAAGAAGTTCGCTATATTACGCTTACGTCTGGTGAATACCCACTAATGATTCAAACGAATTTACCTAATCAAGAAGATATTCGGCTTATGGTGTACAAACTTTATGACATACCAGGGATTCGAAAGGTGAATACAACCTATCAATTTGACATTTTTAAAAATACGCACGACATCCTTTAG
- a CDS encoding LXG domain-containing protein — MKLLHTHSLRNAIEQNTQHLETQIQQFQNLENSIQNFISLENAFNGKGGKAIRLFYQDWHVPLVEYFQLSLKQYQQKLHDLKQATIALEPAKDGMIREDFLDGNLANGLKNTETNTISLVDDVNASLSTVSDIVSIPMLNDQDFLNHVQHARNEIDETVNDLQQFDHRQTSHLDEMKLDIQQIIQYIDEMKGLMIGGKINISTYQSGQLDHLKKYKQLKVSLEQKQLQELLAMFGSYLTTFWNIFGKSFISSSPTYSYELLKGYERDFAGLAELSGADHPNAQEFVDGTHQVAKGKEMDLSMLEEMDGVAIETFNLRGVPMNYAIINDRLVIFRNEPDLWYYTQNTEYGLTEEIFGQIGKTTASAFGEYFIDKGASKIPGASALNNKMGNMPDIPGTGANSGDLLKEQASESIQKQIPFWKEIVSAEVPKSGTKQVLVYIGGDGENWDRRAMITMSSDGVVSIDDWYVGELSETVKKDKAETTFSDIWNWATDTVDENNSTKVNETQQEAINNYGLSEGHELTPGGGYDLNHIQNDEGLNIHTTTINEQPINYTVVGGELVIIPDNPDLHFSQTTIDHNALTQNMGEYAKKIAESAGNKAIGEAVGRVPGADNLDGWLQGTPEVPLTGKSAGELITSTSSKTLQSNIPGWEKIVNAPVPSSGEKQVLLQISKDGKEISGTKLFYLKKDGTVELR, encoded by the coding sequence GTGAAGCTGTTACATACACATTCCTTACGTAACGCCATCGAACAAAACACACAACATCTGGAAACTCAAATACAGCAATTTCAAAACCTCGAAAATAGTATTCAAAATTTTATTAGTCTAGAGAATGCCTTTAATGGAAAAGGCGGAAAAGCCATTCGGCTTTTCTATCAAGACTGGCATGTTCCACTCGTTGAATACTTCCAACTCTCATTAAAGCAATACCAGCAAAAACTTCATGATCTGAAGCAAGCTACGATCGCTCTTGAGCCTGCAAAAGACGGAATGATCCGTGAAGATTTTCTAGACGGGAACTTAGCGAACGGTTTAAAAAATACAGAAACCAACACAATTAGTTTAGTAGATGATGTGAATGCTAGCCTTTCAACTGTAAGTGATATTGTCTCCATTCCAATGCTAAATGATCAGGACTTCCTAAACCACGTTCAGCATGCTAGAAATGAAATTGATGAAACCGTAAACGATTTGCAACAATTTGACCATCGTCAAACCTCTCACCTAGATGAAATGAAGCTAGACATACAACAGATCATTCAATACATTGACGAAATGAAAGGCTTAATGATCGGTGGTAAGATCAACATCTCAACCTATCAATCTGGACAGTTGGATCACCTTAAGAAGTACAAACAGCTTAAAGTCTCGCTTGAGCAGAAGCAATTACAAGAACTGTTAGCGATGTTTGGGAGTTATTTAACGACTTTCTGGAATATATTTGGTAAAAGCTTCATCTCAAGCTCCCCTACTTATTCTTATGAGCTGTTAAAAGGATACGAACGAGATTTCGCTGGTCTTGCTGAGCTAAGTGGAGCAGATCATCCTAATGCGCAAGAATTTGTTGATGGTACCCACCAGGTGGCTAAAGGAAAAGAAATGGATTTATCAATGCTAGAGGAGATGGATGGTGTCGCAATTGAGACATTCAATCTGCGCGGTGTACCAATGAATTATGCCATCATCAATGATCGTCTCGTTATTTTTAGAAATGAACCAGACTTGTGGTATTACACGCAGAATACAGAGTACGGTTTAACTGAGGAGATTTTCGGCCAAATCGGCAAAACCACCGCAAGTGCTTTTGGTGAATACTTTATCGATAAAGGAGCGAGTAAAATTCCTGGCGCTTCTGCATTAAATAACAAAATGGGAAATATGCCAGACATTCCAGGCACTGGCGCCAATTCAGGAGATCTACTAAAAGAACAGGCTTCGGAATCCATTCAGAAGCAAATTCCTTTCTGGAAAGAAATTGTTTCAGCAGAAGTACCAAAGTCTGGTACGAAACAGGTTCTTGTCTATATTGGTGGAGATGGCGAGAATTGGGATCGCCGTGCCATGATTACCATGAGTTCTGATGGAGTTGTTTCGATTGATGATTGGTATGTTGGTGAACTCAGTGAAACCGTGAAGAAAGACAAAGCAGAAACAACCTTTAGTGATATATGGAACTGGGCAACAGACACCGTTGATGAAAACAATAGTACGAAGGTAAACGAGACGCAACAGGAAGCAATCAACAACTACGGTCTATCAGAAGGTCATGAGCTAACTCCTGGTGGTGGATATGATCTTAATCATATTCAGAATGATGAAGGCTTGAATATTCATACGACAACGATCAACGAGCAGCCGATTAATTACACCGTGGTTGGAGGAGAGCTTGTGATTATCCCTGATAATCCAGATCTCCATTTTTCTCAAACGACCATCGATCATAATGCGTTAACTCAAAATATGGGAGAGTACGCAAAAAAGATTGCAGAAAGTGCCGGAAATAAAGCGATAGGCGAGGCTGTTGGTCGCGTTCCTGGAGCAGACAATCTTGATGGCTGGCTACAAGGAACACCTGAAGTACCTTTAACTGGTAAGTCGGCGGGCGAATTAATTACGAGTACTTCTTCAAAAACACTTCAATCAAATATTCCCGGATGGGAGAAAATCGTCAACGCACCAGTTCCATCTAGTGGAGAAAAGCAAGTCCTTCTTCAAATTAGTAAAGATGGAAAAGAAATTAGCGGGACAAAACTTTTCTATTTAAAAAAGGATGGAACAGTAGAACTAAGATAA
- a CDS encoding VWA domain-containing protein → MKYRTLFICTLFFILTACSSNNEATQEQSSAPKKESSESYNKQQIINEEVNPSVSLDSLKKMSGGTLTNDLSYEEESGDLETNPELSASTSAKLPDLLEKLSKEAMDINDYQKGLLTLLASPNYPMAIEKAEKYKSPFEEPYLPDPTVQKKEENQPAPNKAFILLDASSSMLLESNGEQKMITAKNAVKSFAQTIGKDSDVSLVVYGHKGSEADEDKQLSCTGIEEVYPMGSYDKARFQKAVNAFESKGWTPLAAAIEKADKMCQTYDSAITIYIVSDGAETCDGDPVAASEKLSANGHTVNIIGFDVDAEAENQLKEVAEAGNGEYFQADSPDDLKQTIEYEWLPSIGDLAWAHTMAPNGWEISDEYKKAEQAPREMFHISKREAFRIDESIKIMEENEWITEQHATELKDWSTERRNAFYELYQQLGETNREKVNTHAEQIRKDIQTWVEKMEKLKEESGN, encoded by the coding sequence ATGAAGTACCGAACGTTATTTATTTGCACACTTTTCTTTATCTTAACTGCCTGTAGCTCCAATAATGAAGCTACTCAGGAACAGTCTTCTGCTCCTAAGAAAGAAAGCAGTGAATCGTATAACAAACAGCAGATAATCAATGAAGAGGTTAACCCTTCCGTTTCGTTAGATTCTCTTAAAAAAATGAGTGGTGGAACACTTACAAATGATTTGAGCTACGAAGAAGAAAGCGGTGACCTTGAAACAAATCCTGAGTTATCTGCTTCAACATCCGCAAAACTACCAGACTTGTTAGAAAAACTATCAAAAGAGGCCATGGATATAAACGATTATCAAAAGGGTCTTCTGACACTTCTTGCAAGTCCAAACTATCCAATGGCTATAGAGAAGGCTGAGAAATATAAATCTCCTTTCGAAGAACCATATCTTCCAGATCCGACTGTTCAGAAAAAGGAAGAAAATCAGCCAGCTCCTAATAAAGCGTTTATTTTACTAGACGCAAGCTCAAGCATGCTGTTAGAGAGCAATGGTGAACAGAAAATGATTACTGCTAAAAATGCTGTGAAAAGCTTTGCTCAAACGATTGGAAAGGATAGTGACGTTTCGCTCGTTGTTTACGGCCATAAAGGCTCTGAAGCAGATGAAGATAAGCAGCTTTCCTGCACAGGAATTGAAGAGGTCTATCCGATGGGATCTTATGATAAAGCTAGATTTCAGAAAGCTGTAAATGCATTTGAAAGTAAAGGCTGGACACCTTTAGCAGCTGCCATTGAAAAAGCTGATAAAATGTGCCAAACCTATGACTCAGCGATAACAATTTACATCGTCAGTGATGGAGCCGAAACGTGTGATGGTGATCCGGTAGCAGCGAGTGAAAAGTTAAGTGCGAATGGTCATACTGTCAATATCATTGGATTTGATGTAGATGCAGAAGCGGAAAACCAGTTAAAGGAAGTGGCTGAGGCAGGAAACGGAGAATACTTTCAAGCGGATAGTCCGGATGACTTAAAGCAAACGATTGAATATGAATGGCTCCCCTCTATAGGTGATCTTGCATGGGCACATACGATGGCTCCGAACGGATGGGAAATATCTGATGAATACAAGAAAGCAGAACAAGCGCCAAGAGAAATGTTTCACATTTCAAAGCGTGAAGCCTTCCGAATCGATGAATCGATCAAAATAATGGAAGAGAATGAATGGATCACAGAACAACATGCAACTGAATTGAAAGATTGGAGTACTGAGAGAAGAAACGCCTTCTATGAACTCTATCAACAGCTTGGAGAAACAAATCGCGAAAAAGTAAATACACATGCAGAACAGATTCGAAAGGATATTCAGACTTGGGTTGAAAAGATGGAAAAATTGAAGGAAGAAAGCGGGAATTGA
- a CDS encoding GTP-binding protein, with protein MTNIVPVTVLSGYLGSGKTTLLNHILANREKRRIAVIVNDMSEINIDAELIKSGFARTDEKLVELHNGCICCTLREDLMIEVKKLMERGEIDYLVIESTGISEPVPVAQTFTYMDEALGIDLCRLCRLDTMVTVVDGNRFWHDYKSGDSLLDREEEASEDDEREVVDLLIDQIEFANVLLLNKTDLMDKATIGKLVSVLRTLNPDAIIVPTTHANLSLDQVLNTKLFNFEAASQSAGWIKELNNEHIPETEEYGISSFVYRRKRPFHPGRWLSWLEQWPDEIVRAKGFFWLASRNDVTGLLSQAGPSLSIEVAGNWVATYSIEEQRQAIDEAPELLERWDDLHGDRMTELVMIGLHLDQEQIEQSLDCCLLTDHEMEEDWSTFSDHLPKYH; from the coding sequence ATGACCAATATAGTCCCAGTGACAGTGTTAAGTGGATATTTGGGATCCGGCAAAACGACGTTGTTAAATCATATTCTTGCAAATCGAGAGAAGCGTCGGATTGCTGTGATCGTCAACGATATGAGTGAAATTAATATTGATGCAGAACTCATTAAAAGTGGTTTTGCTAGAACTGATGAAAAGTTGGTGGAACTTCATAATGGATGTATTTGCTGCACGTTAAGGGAAGATTTGATGATTGAAGTTAAAAAATTGATGGAAAGAGGTGAGATTGATTATCTAGTTATTGAATCAACAGGCATTTCGGAACCGGTTCCTGTGGCTCAAACCTTTACATATATGGACGAAGCGTTAGGCATTGACCTTTGTCGCTTGTGCAGGTTAGATACAATGGTTACCGTCGTTGATGGTAATCGATTCTGGCATGACTATAAATCAGGAGATTCCTTATTAGATCGTGAGGAAGAAGCGTCAGAGGATGACGAGCGTGAAGTGGTGGATTTATTAATTGATCAAATTGAATTTGCAAATGTTCTATTGCTTAATAAAACAGATTTAATGGATAAAGCAACGATAGGGAAACTAGTGTCCGTCTTAAGGACACTTAACCCTGATGCCATTATTGTACCAACCACTCATGCCAATCTTTCTCTTGATCAAGTGCTCAACACTAAGTTATTCAACTTTGAAGCTGCAAGTCAGAGTGCTGGATGGATCAAGGAACTTAATAACGAACATATTCCTGAAACGGAAGAATATGGTATATCTTCTTTTGTCTATCGGAGGAAACGCCCATTCCATCCTGGAAGGTGGCTATCTTGGCTTGAACAATGGCCAGACGAAATTGTCCGTGCAAAGGGATTCTTCTGGCTTGCTTCACGAAATGATGTCACAGGATTATTGTCTCAAGCAGGTCCATCCCTCAGTATTGAAGTGGCTGGGAACTGGGTTGCAACCTATTCGATTGAAGAGCAAAGACAGGCGATTGATGAAGCTCCTGAACTACTAGAACGCTGGGATGATCTTCACGGCGATCGCATGACGGAACTTGTGATGATTGGTCTTCATTTGGACCAGGAGCAAATCGAACAGTCACTTGATTGTTGTCTATTGACTGATCATGAGATGGAGGAAGATTGGTCGACATTCTCTGACCACTTACCAAAATACCACTAA
- a CDS encoding PLP-dependent aminotransferase family protein, whose translation MRYGFAKRVQHLQSSAVRDILKITNKGDVISFAGGLPDDELFPVEAVQNAFTKTFESGGKAFQYDATEGYAPLREVLVNRMGKKGIASSVDDIMLTTGSQQAIDLFARVMFNPGDIVLTENPTYLAAVQVFQSYEVKIIPVETDEHGMVPEDLNYKMKKYKPKCVYVVPTFSNPMGKVWSLERRQHLLETAIRKKVIIFEDDPYGEIKFDSNQTYTPISALDDGSHTVYTSTFSKTVVPALRTGWIKGPHQIIRIMAQAKQAADLHSNSLAHHALYHLCKDFDLNGHIQNLRRTYYERMKVMQRLLDQADLPGLSYTVPKGGMFFWVELPKDIDTTLLLNTAVSKGAAYVPGAPFYVADAKQNTMRLNFTHSTQDKIEKGMEILVEVFQEAAELDLEKIHQ comes from the coding sequence ATGAGGTACGGGTTTGCTAAAAGAGTGCAGCATCTTCAATCATCAGCGGTACGCGATATATTAAAAATCACGAATAAAGGAGATGTTATTTCATTTGCAGGAGGATTACCGGATGACGAACTATTCCCTGTAGAAGCCGTACAAAATGCGTTCACAAAGACATTTGAGTCTGGTGGAAAAGCATTTCAATACGACGCCACAGAAGGGTATGCCCCACTTCGTGAAGTGCTTGTCAATCGTATGGGTAAGAAAGGAATTGCTTCAAGCGTAGATGACATTATGCTAACTACCGGCTCTCAACAAGCAATCGATTTATTTGCTCGGGTCATGTTCAACCCCGGTGACATCGTTCTTACTGAAAACCCTACATATCTAGCAGCTGTTCAGGTATTTCAGTCCTATGAAGTAAAGATTATTCCAGTTGAAACAGATGAGCATGGGATGGTCCCCGAGGATCTAAATTATAAAATGAAAAAGTACAAGCCAAAGTGTGTGTACGTTGTCCCTACCTTCTCTAATCCAATGGGAAAAGTATGGTCGTTAGAAAGACGACAGCATTTATTAGAAACCGCCATTCGAAAGAAAGTCATCATCTTTGAAGATGACCCTTATGGTGAGATCAAATTTGATAGTAACCAGACCTACACACCAATCTCGGCATTAGATGATGGCTCGCATACCGTCTATACGAGCACCTTTTCAAAAACGGTGGTGCCTGCGTTACGAACAGGATGGATCAAAGGACCTCATCAAATCATTCGCATCATGGCACAGGCAAAGCAAGCTGCTGACCTGCATTCGAACTCTCTTGCCCATCATGCCCTTTATCATCTATGCAAGGATTTTGATTTGAACGGTCATATCCAAAACTTAAGACGAACCTATTATGAGCGCATGAAAGTGATGCAGCGCTTGCTTGATCAAGCGGATTTGCCCGGTCTTTCCTATACGGTCCCTAAGGGTGGAATGTTCTTTTGGGTAGAATTACCGAAAGACATTGATACAACCCTTTTATTAAATACAGCTGTAAGCAAAGGCGCTGCCTACGTTCCTGGTGCACCTTTTTATGTAGCAGATGCAAAGCAAAATACAATGCGATTGAATTTCACCCATTCAACTCAGGATAAAATTGAGAAAGGGATGGAAATTTTGGTTGAGGTGTTTCAAGAGGCAGCTGAACTGGATTTAGAAAAGATTCATCAGTAG